From Portunus trituberculatus isolate SZX2019 chromosome 37, ASM1759143v1, whole genome shotgun sequence, one genomic window encodes:
- the LOC123513922 gene encoding zinc finger MIZ domain-containing protein 2-like isoform X3 yields MDMFSLQLERWWGSQSDSVQCKTDQKPFEDHCGSNGGYTNSPGPAMSGNTGMGGPGGMQGPGTMGGNVGGAGDALNTAAMVAAATATATATAVALRPERPEMQGQYNSQMTNMTAGYSGPGPGFPMQRPSTPNMNMNNPMNGMNNMMNNMINNMGGNMMNSVPMSNMQNMGPGMGKCMNMQQQQMMYQRGMGPGNGPGGGRAGPYPNPAMFMAQKRAAAQGQFSQPSMSQMAQMNPQMGMGGIRGGSGYPVQQPLPSQFPPGQGMRPNMRPGGPCGPGGPPFNQGQFYNQQYNNLQYNEMGPMGPMNGMNMNGMNNLSGMNSMSGNMGSGMTSMGSHMSMSMSTMSSGSMAPGGTTGMTSAMSSGMNNMNTGMNSAGMNTMNTNGMNSMNSGMNSVMNSGMTSGMNSAMSMTNQMNTSAGSNMTSGMNNMNSGMNNMSRSMNAAPGSANVGNVGGNYQHSPIPGNPTPPLTPYMSPPYGNQPDVKPDLSELKPLMLQKDDELRLTFPVRDGIVLQPFRLEHNLAVSNHVFHLKPTVYQTLMFRSDLELQLKCFHHEDRQMNTNWPASVQVSVNATPLSIDRGEQKTSHKPLYIKAVCQPGRNTIQITVTACCCSHLFVLQLVHRPSVRSVLQGLLRKRMLPAEHCVTKIKRNFNSVAASNGSLNNSEGDGVEQTAIKISLKCPITFKKITLPARGHDCKHIQCFDLESYLQMNCERGSWRCPVCNKTAYLEGLEVDQYIWGIITTLANSSVDEVTMDSSASWRASNSSGMPGTPGVKDEDSDACMKRWNKAMSPGSMTLPTMSNFDMGQSMSPYVPPDMNSINNGSMMNMMNMGNGSSSSGMSRSTSQFDLSSPDFTRGGGPLSQLSESVNKMDPLGAMEKSVKEQMVPQMGPPPPSTSASTSNSTLATPTLSSTTTTTSTSSQPLCSTTTSTTTTTSSTPTSATPQASVSSGPGMPHTPHTPHTPHTPHTPGGVGGPPSVPSAGTCSSTCNTTSSNNSTSNSSNTSTTTISSTITNNTTTTTTTEAHNTCNEMSDLPTLSFDPLDGDGSGQDGLDVSVFNSGVDPMDPLELLSYLEQPDYNTPPSSGASSQGQGAGNTPAGAGLSSAPDTDDILALFD; encoded by the exons ATGACCAATATGACTGCTGGGTACTCAGGACCTGGACCTGGTTTTCCTATGCAGCGGCCCTCCACACCCAACATGAACATGAACAACCCCATGAATGGCATGAATAACATGATGAATAACATGATCAACAACATGGGAGGCAACATGATGAACAGTGTGCCTATGAGTAACATGCAGAACATGGGGCCTGGCATGGGAAAGTGTATGAACATGCAG CAGCAGCAGATGATGTATCAGCGAGGGATGGGTCCAGGGAATGGTCCTGGAGGAGGGCGAGCTGGTCCGTATCCCAACCCTGCCATGTTCATGGCCCAGAAGCGGGCAGCTGCTCAAGGCCAGTTTTCTCAGCCATCCATGTCCCAGATGGCTCAGATGAATCCGCAG ATGGGCATGGGTGGTATCCGTGGAGGCAGTGGGTACCCAGTCCAGCAGCCCCTGCCCTCTCAGTTCCCTCCGGGTCAGGGCATGAGGCCCAATATGAGACCAGGAGGACCATGTGGCCCGGGGGGTCCACCCTTTAACCAGGGACAATTCTACAACCAACAGTACAACAACTTACAGTACAACGAGATGGGACCAATGGGACCCATGAATGGCATGAATATGAACGGGATGAACAATTTGAGTGGGATGAATAGCATGAGTGGGAACATGGGCAGTGGCATGACCAGTATGGGGTCACACATGTCCATGTCCATGTCCACCATGAGCTCCGGCAGCATGGCCCCAGGGGGCACCACTGGCATGACCTCGGCCATGAGTTCGGGCATGAACAATATGAATACTGGTATGAACAGTGCAGGGATGAATACCATGAACACTAATGGAATGAACAGTATGAATAGTGGTATGAACAGTGTGATGAACAGTGGCATGACCAGTGGAATGAACAGTGCTATGTCTATGACCAATCAAATGAACACCAGTGCAGGGAGCAACATGACTTCTGGCATGAACAACATGAACAGTGGGATGAACAACATGTCCAG AAGTATGAATGCAGCCCCAGGATCAGCCAATGTAGGCAATGTTGGGGGCAACTACCAGCACTCACCCATCCCAGGCAACCCCACGCCACCCCTCACCCCGTACATGAGTCCCCCATATGGCAACCAGCCTGATGTTAAGCCGGACCTTTCAGAACTGAAACCACTTATGCTCCAAA AGGACGATGAGCTCCGGCTAACCTTCCCAGTGAGGGACGGCATAGTGCTGCAGCCATTCAGATTGGAGCACAACCTGGCTGTGTCCAATCACGTCTTCCACCTCAAACCCACCGTATATCAAACCCTTATGTTTAG ATCAGATTTAGAGTTGCAGTTAAAATGTTTCCACCATGAAGATCGGCAGATGAACACCAATTGGCCAGCAAGTGTCCAGGTGTCTGTCAATGCCACTCCACTCAGCATCGACCGAGGGGAGCAAAAGACTTCTCACAAACCTTTATACATAAAAGCAGTTTGTCAGCCAGGAAGAAACACGATCCAAATCACTGTTACTGCCTGCTGCTGT tctcaTTTATTTGTTCTGCAATTGGTGCATAGACCAAGTGTAAGGTCCGTTCTTCAAGGATTATTACGGAAGAGGATGCTGCCCGCTGAACACTGTGTTACCAAAATCAAGAGGAACTTTAACTCTGTTGCAGCTTCAAATGGTTCTCTAAATAACTCTGAAGGTGATGGAGTGGAGCAGACAGCCATCAAGATATCACTCAAATGTCCCATAACCTTCAAGAAAATCACACTGCCAGCCAGAGGCCATGATTGCAAGCATATACAATGCTTTGATCTTGAATCTTATCTTCAGATGAATTGTGAGAGAGGCTCCTGGCGATGTCCTGTCTGCAA CAAAACAGCCTATCTGGAAGGACTGGAAGTGGATCAGTATATCTGGGGCATCATCACCACCCTTGCCAATTCCTCTGTGGATGAGGTCACCATGGACTCCTCAGCCTCATGGAGAGCATCCAACTCTTCAGGGATGCCAGGCACCCCCGGTGTCAAGGATGAGGACTCTGATGCCTGCATGAAGCGGTGGAACAAGGCCATGTCGCCTGGGAGCATGACTTTGCCCACCATGAGCAACTTTGACATGGGACAGTCCATGAGCCCTTATGTGCCTCCTGACATGAACA GTATCAACAATGGTTCCATGATGAATATGATGAACATGGGCAATGGCAGTAGCAGCTCTGGCATGTCCAGATCCACATCTCAGTTTGATCTGAGTTCTCCTGACTTCACGAGAGGTGGTGGCCCTCTCTCACAGCTGAGTGAGTCCGTCAACAAGATGGACCCTCTCGGGGCTATGGAGAAGTCAGTCAAAGAGCAGATGGTCCCACAAATgggtcctcctccaccctccacctcaGCCAGTACCTCCAACTCCACCCTAGCAACACCAAcactctcctccaccactaccaccacctccacctcctcacaaCCTCTgtgttccaccaccacctccactaccaccaccacctcctcaacACCCACATCAGCCACACCACAA GCAAGTGTGAGCAGTGGGCCTGGGATGCCTCACACCCctcacaccccacacaccccacacacaccccacacacctggGGGAGTTGGAGGACCACCTAGTGTACCCTCAGCAG GAACATGCAGTAGCACctgcaacaccaccagcagcaacaacagcactagcaacagtagcaacaccagcaccaccaccatcagcagcaccatcaccaacaacacaaccaccaccaccaccactgaggcTCACAACACCTGTAATGAGATGAGTGACCTCCCCACCCTCAGCTTTGATCCCCTGGATGGTGATGGTTCGGGTCAGGATGGGCTGGATGTCAGT GTCTTCAACAGCGGAGTGGACCCGATGGACCCATTGGAGCTACTATCATACCTAGAGCAACCAGACTATAACACTCCACCTTCTTCAGGAGCCTCTTCACAGGGGCAGGGTGCTGGCAACACCCCTGCAGGTGCTGGCCTATCCTCAGCCCCAGACACAGATGACATACTGGCGCTATTTGACTGA